One genomic region from bacterium encodes:
- a CDS encoding tetratricopeptide repeat protein — MDNRMVGVSRRLLLILPILILPLLACDRSPETRRKIRLADPGATSMKGERFTSTIHLEPGARRAIAVLFFENRTGDQSFEWLQRGLTEMLIRSLSQSPSLAVLSAERVFEILQQAGQAASSQQLDMNMAALVAREANVEAVLSGSISRHGDSLQVHVQVHEPSQGRIVREESVEGENLNALFSMVDQLSRQVKDDLDLSREKKELGRGIADLSTNSLGAWRAYAAGLEFEQKAMIQEALAQYEKAVVADPAFISAYYKLVLFLYNQSDRQQGDRYFEKLKSLRYKATRKEQYQIDRLEAGVQGNLRKLIDISKEWAEQNPEDIDANFNLGDLYFSLQRYPEALRSYQAILKIDPLYKIAYNQIGYCYARMGHLDSAAAIMRQYQELAPTEPNPFDSMGEIYYNQGQYRLSEKNLRRSLHNNSTFAASLLTLSQVYLDQGAYARAMEVIDQYLARAGDPRSQAIGYSQKGLILWRMHRMEEAIACMQKLSRSPDLALRSAMWVYELFLEKGDTLGARNSLMSNYAFIRDTLSVREPRYAFFLAQLALWQEIHPVETITLFRKLLSRDSNPQLQARGRFYLELLERMYGQQGDARRYRPDPATGFIALLQDVRELPLVRESWKHFLIFNRFARLKAGEGAAIYDRLIRFCQDQEWTGPEMLFHLFLADLHACEKDTSQAATELAIAGVPDEGQWLVNAPYDNTNGFAKVFPPERRINLNPASTTQEDQPAWQHPRDGCWDGYIDLKKIYTRYNWSVGYAFIMVQSPDRRRVQFRIGTNEAAKLWLNGREVWRMNLGRDAIFDNDIVEVELEPGNNPVLLKICNRINEWGFYFRVTDAEGRGLPDLRFVAADQRSA; from the coding sequence TTGGATAATCGAATGGTCGGCGTGAGCCGACGGCTGCTCCTGATTCTGCCGATCCTGATCCTGCCGCTCCTGGCATGCGACCGTTCGCCGGAGACCAGGCGCAAGATCCGGCTCGCGGATCCAGGGGCAACCAGCATGAAGGGGGAGCGGTTCACCTCAACCATCCATCTGGAACCGGGTGCGCGCCGGGCCATTGCCGTTCTCTTTTTTGAAAACCGCACCGGGGATCAGAGCTTTGAATGGCTGCAGCGGGGTCTGACCGAGATGCTGATCCGCTCCCTCTCCCAGTCCCCTTCCTTGGCGGTGCTCAGCGCCGAACGGGTTTTTGAAATCCTGCAGCAGGCCGGGCAAGCCGCGTCCAGCCAGCAGCTGGATATGAATATGGCCGCCCTTGTCGCCCGGGAGGCCAATGTCGAGGCGGTCCTGAGCGGCAGCATTTCCAGACACGGGGACTCGCTCCAGGTCCATGTGCAGGTGCATGAGCCCAGCCAGGGCAGGATCGTTCGGGAGGAGAGCGTTGAGGGCGAGAACCTGAATGCCCTCTTTTCCATGGTGGATCAACTCAGCCGCCAGGTCAAGGACGACCTCGACCTTTCCCGCGAGAAGAAGGAATTGGGGCGAGGTATCGCCGATCTCTCGACCAACTCGCTCGGGGCCTGGCGGGCCTACGCCGCCGGGCTCGAGTTCGAACAGAAGGCGATGATCCAGGAGGCTCTGGCGCAGTATGAAAAGGCCGTCGTGGCGGATCCCGCTTTCATTTCGGCCTATTACAAACTTGTGCTCTTTCTCTACAATCAGAGTGACCGGCAGCAAGGAGACCGCTATTTCGAAAAGTTGAAATCGCTGCGGTATAAGGCCACGCGCAAGGAGCAGTATCAGATCGATCGTCTCGAGGCCGGAGTCCAGGGCAATCTCCGCAAATTGATCGATATTTCGAAGGAGTGGGCGGAGCAGAACCCGGAGGATATCGACGCTAACTTTAATCTCGGAGACCTCTATTTCAGTCTGCAGCGGTACCCGGAGGCGCTTCGCTCCTACCAGGCAATCCTCAAGATTGATCCCCTGTATAAAATCGCCTACAACCAGATCGGCTATTGCTACGCGCGCATGGGTCATCTCGACAGTGCAGCCGCCATTATGAGGCAATACCAAGAACTGGCACCCACCGAGCCCAATCCCTTCGACAGCATGGGCGAGATCTATTACAACCAGGGCCAATACCGGCTGTCGGAGAAAAATCTCCGCCGTTCGCTGCACAATAATTCCACTTTTGCGGCTTCGCTGTTGACGCTAAGCCAGGTCTATCTCGATCAGGGGGCTTATGCGCGCGCGATGGAGGTCATCGACCAATATCTCGCCAGGGCCGGGGATCCGCGGTCTCAGGCCATAGGCTATTCCCAAAAGGGGCTGATCCTCTGGCGCATGCACCGGATGGAGGAGGCCATCGCCTGCATGCAAAAGCTCTCCCGGAGCCCCGACCTAGCCCTGCGCAGCGCCATGTGGGTGTACGAGCTTTTCCTCGAGAAGGGCGACACCCTCGGCGCAAGGAATTCGCTGATGAGCAACTATGCCTTTATCCGTGATACCTTGAGCGTCCGCGAGCCGAGATATGCCTTTTTTCTCGCCCAACTTGCCTTGTGGCAGGAGATCCATCCCGTCGAGACCATTACGCTCTTCAGGAAGCTGCTATCGCGGGATAGCAATCCGCAACTGCAGGCGCGCGGACGGTTCTATCTGGAGCTGCTCGAACGCATGTACGGCCAGCAGGGTGATGCTCGCCGCTATCGGCCTGATCCGGCAACCGGTTTCATCGCCCTGCTTCAGGATGTGCGCGAGCTGCCTTTGGTCCGTGAGAGCTGGAAGCACTTTCTGATTTTCAACCGGTTTGCCCGGCTTAAAGCCGGTGAGGGCGCCGCGATTTACGATCGGCTCATCCGCTTTTGCCAAGATCAGGAATGGACGGGTCCGGAGATGCTTTTTCACCTCTTTCTCGCGGATCTGCACGCTTGCGAGAAGGATACCAGCCAGGCGGCTACTGAACTGGCGATCGCCGGCGTCCCGGATGAAGGGCAATGGCTGGTGAATGCACCCTACGATAACACCAACGGCTTCGCGAAGGTTTTTCCGCCGGAGCGCCGCATCAATTTGAATCCAGCCAGCACCACCCAGGAGGACCAGCCGGCGTGGCAACATCCCCGGGACGGCTGTTGGGACGGTTACATCGATCTGAAAAAGATCTATACCAGATACAACTGGTCGGTGGGCTATGCCTTCATTATGGTGCAATCCCCTGACCGGCGACGGGTGCAGTTTCGCATCGGCACCAACGAGGCAGCGAAACTGTGGCTTAATGGCCGCGAGGTGTGGCGCATGAATTTGGGGCGGGATGCCATCTTTGATAACGATATCGTCGAGGTCGAACTGGAGCCCGGCAACAATCCGGTACTCCTCAAAATCTGCAATCGCATCAATGAATGGGGGTTCTATTTCAGGGTCACCGATGCCGAAGGACGGGGCCTCCCCGATCTCCGTTTTGTTGCTGCCGATCAGCGTTCCGCATAG
- a CDS encoding sodium:solute symporter: protein MSVLQGLDWFIIFAYFALILGLAWWVMKRQKKTSDSYFLAGRSLGWFIVGASIFASNIGSEHLVGLAGSGATDGVAMAHYELHAWCLLVLGWVMVPFYMRSKVYTMPEFLERRFSPSARTFLSVVSLVAYVLTKIAVGIFAGGVVFGVLLPEMNLFGLDSFWIGSILVVLITGIYTVLGGMMAVAYTEALQTIILIVGSALVTVFGLHALGGWEQLRAIVGGEMFNLWKPLVPHGMQGTWAPVMETGRMAWYFNNNYPWIGMLFCAPIVGLWYWCTDQYIVQRTLSAPNETEARRGSIAASFFKLLPVFIFIIPGIIAFALAKSGMNATLQSAMMDANGNLIRDNAQSAFPLLVAHILPVGIRGIVVAGLLAALMSSLAGAFNACSTLFTMDFYSRLRPNVTQERLVWIGRVATGVMVLIGLLWIPVIRGGRGLYDYLQGVQGYLAPPIFVVFFLGVFNKRMNAKGAMAALITGFALGIIRLAVDTPAKLMHGFSYAKGSFLWIFNNIYFQYYSILIAIVCAIVMFSVSYATSEPDYARISGLTYGTTTVDHRKASRSSWGWGDVAASALVLSLILCAYLYFTG from the coding sequence ATGTCCGTTTTACAAGGATTGGACTGGTTCATCATTTTCGCCTATTTTGCTCTGATTCTGGGCCTGGCATGGTGGGTGATGAAACGCCAGAAAAAAACCTCCGACAGCTATTTCCTCGCCGGGCGGTCGCTGGGGTGGTTCATTGTCGGCGCCTCGATTTTCGCCTCTAACATCGGCTCCGAACATCTAGTCGGCCTGGCCGGCTCCGGAGCGACCGACGGTGTGGCGATGGCGCATTACGAACTCCATGCCTGGTGCCTCTTGGTCCTAGGTTGGGTGATGGTGCCCTTTTACATGCGCTCCAAGGTTTACACCATGCCGGAATTTCTCGAGCGTCGGTTCTCGCCCTCGGCGCGGACGTTTCTCTCGGTCGTCTCGCTGGTGGCCTATGTTCTGACCAAAATCGCGGTCGGCATTTTCGCAGGCGGCGTGGTTTTCGGCGTCCTGCTTCCGGAAATGAATCTCTTCGGCCTGGACAGCTTCTGGATCGGCTCGATCCTGGTCGTATTGATCACCGGAATCTACACGGTTCTCGGCGGGATGATGGCAGTGGCCTATACCGAAGCCCTGCAGACGATTATCCTGATCGTCGGCTCGGCGCTCGTAACTGTTTTTGGCTTGCATGCCCTGGGCGGCTGGGAGCAGCTACGGGCGATCGTCGGCGGCGAAATGTTCAACCTCTGGAAGCCGCTGGTGCCGCACGGCATGCAGGGGACCTGGGCGCCGGTGATGGAGACAGGCCGGATGGCCTGGTACTTCAACAACAATTATCCCTGGATCGGCATGCTTTTCTGCGCGCCCATCGTCGGTCTGTGGTACTGGTGCACCGATCAATATATTGTCCAGCGCACCCTGAGCGCACCGAACGAAACCGAGGCGCGCCGTGGTTCGATAGCAGCCTCTTTTTTCAAACTCCTGCCGGTCTTCATTTTCATCATCCCCGGCATCATCGCCTTTGCCTTGGCCAAGAGCGGCATGAATGCCACCCTGCAGTCGGCCATGATGGATGCCAATGGCAACCTGATCCGCGATAACGCCCAGAGTGCCTTTCCTTTGCTGGTAGCGCATATCCTGCCGGTGGGTATCCGCGGAATCGTAGTGGCCGGCCTGCTGGCGGCGCTGATGAGCTCGCTGGCGGGCGCCTTCAACGCCTGCTCGACCCTTTTCACCATGGATTTCTATTCCCGGCTTCGCCCCAATGTCACCCAGGAACGGCTGGTCTGGATCGGTCGTGTAGCGACCGGTGTCATGGTGCTGATCGGTCTGCTCTGGATCCCGGTGATCCGCGGCGGCCGTGGCCTCTATGACTACCTGCAGGGCGTCCAGGGCTATCTGGCGCCGCCGATCTTTGTCGTCTTTTTCCTCGGCGTCTTCAACAAACGGATGAACGCCAAGGGCGCTATGGCGGCCCTGATCACCGGCTTTGCGCTCGGCATCATTCGCCTCGCCGTGGATACCCCGGCCAAACTGATGCACGGTTTTTCTTATGCCAAGGGTTCGTTCCTCTGGATCTTCAACAATATCTATTTTCAGTATTACAGCATCCTGATCGCGATCGTCTGTGCCATCGTGATGTTCAGCGTCAGTTATGCCACAAGCGAGCCTGATTATGCGCGAATCAGCGGCTTGACCTATGGGACGACGACCGTCGACCATCGCAAGGCCTCGCGTTCGAGCTGGGGATGGGGAGATGTGGCAGCCTCCGCCCTGGTGCTTTCCCTGATTCTCTGTGCCTATCTCTATTTCACCGGCTGA
- a CDS encoding fucose isomerase, producing MRNVPKIKLGLVAVSRDCFPIELSRLRRAKLIEACTALNLPVLEIPTIIENEIHALQALEELRKSECNALMIYLGNFGPEGPTTILAQHFDGPVMVAAAAEETGKDLFDGRGDAYCGMLNNSYNMGLRKLRPYVPEYPVGTPDEVAAMIQEFLPVARILVGLKHLKIFSFGPRPQDFLACNAPIKPLYDIGVEIMENSELDLYDICQAAKDDPMVPEISRAMAEELGEGNTYPGMLNKLAQYEVAMRRFMDANLGASRYGIFANKCWPAFEKYFGHVPCYINSRLAAEGVPIACEVDIYGALSEYIAACATLLPPVVLDINNTVPKDMYEAHRTLIGDYAQTDLFMGFHCGNTPSACLVKPKMKYQLIMHRLQEPGKEPDITRGTIEGQIIPGHVTIFRLQSTADTQLKSYIAQGEVLNIDPQSFGSIGVFAIREMGRFYRHVLIEKRYPHHTAVAFAHVGKALFAAMRMLGVADIGFNQPRGNYYPTENPFA from the coding sequence ATGAGAAATGTCCCGAAAATAAAACTGGGTCTTGTTGCGGTGAGTCGTGATTGCTTTCCCATCGAACTCTCGCGTTTACGGCGCGCCAAATTGATCGAGGCTTGCACCGCGTTGAATCTGCCGGTGCTGGAGATACCGACGATCATCGAGAACGAAATCCATGCCCTCCAGGCTCTTGAGGAGCTGCGCAAGAGCGAATGCAACGCCCTGATGATCTACCTGGGCAACTTTGGCCCGGAGGGTCCAACCACCATCCTCGCCCAGCATTTTGACGGACCGGTGATGGTCGCCGCTGCGGCTGAAGAAACCGGCAAGGACCTGTTCGACGGCCGCGGCGATGCCTATTGCGGTATGCTCAACAACTCGTACAATATGGGGCTGCGCAAGCTCCGCCCCTATGTCCCCGAATATCCTGTAGGTACCCCAGATGAAGTGGCGGCAATGATCCAGGAGTTCCTGCCGGTCGCGCGGATTCTCGTCGGCCTGAAGCACCTCAAGATCTTCTCCTTTGGTCCGCGGCCACAGGATTTTCTCGCCTGCAACGCCCCGATCAAGCCGCTCTATGACATCGGCGTCGAGATTATGGAGAACAGTGAACTCGATCTCTATGACATCTGCCAGGCCGCCAAGGACGATCCGATGGTGCCGGAGATCAGCCGCGCCATGGCCGAGGAACTGGGCGAAGGCAATACCTACCCCGGCATGCTCAACAAACTGGCGCAGTACGAAGTGGCCATGCGCCGCTTCATGGACGCCAACCTGGGCGCCAGCCGCTACGGCATCTTTGCCAACAAGTGCTGGCCGGCCTTTGAGAAGTATTTCGGTCATGTGCCCTGCTACATCAATTCCCGCCTCGCCGCCGAGGGCGTGCCCATCGCTTGCGAGGTCGACATTTACGGAGCCCTGAGCGAGTACATCGCCGCCTGCGCGACGCTGCTGCCACCGGTCGTCCTCGACATCAACAACACCGTCCCGAAGGACATGTACGAGGCCCACCGGACCCTCATCGGTGACTATGCCCAGACCGACCTCTTTATGGGGTTCCACTGCGGCAACACCCCCTCCGCCTGTCTGGTCAAGCCCAAGATGAAATATCAGCTCATCATGCACCGTCTCCAGGAACCCGGCAAGGAGCCCGACATCACCCGCGGCACGATCGAAGGCCAGATCATCCCGGGCCATGTCACCATTTTCCGGCTCCAGTCCACGGCCGATACCCAGCTGAAATCCTACATCGCCCAAGGCGAGGTGCTCAACATCGATCCGCAGTCCTTTGGCAGCATCGGTGTCTTTGCGATCCGCGAAATGGGGCGGTTCTATCGCCATGTTCTGATCGAAAAGCGCTATCCGCATCACACGGCGGTGGCGTTCGCCCATGTGGGCAAGGCACTCTTCGCCGCTATGCGCATGCTGGGCGTCGCGGACATCGGCTTTAATCAGCCCCGGGGCAATTATTATCCAACGGAAAATCCCTTTGCCTGA
- a CDS encoding patatin-like phospholipase family protein — MNNSIKWLGWVSVVLLTALLLLQGCATTGGPAAPISGRMPRVALVLGGGASRGFAHVGVLRVFEQEKIPIDLIVGTSVGSLIGAIYAANPNSFELEWLAFELEKDDIFDFSLFSSRTGPVKGDKLAKFVASHVKVKTIEEMQIPFYAVACDLNTGEPVVFERGPAELAVRASSSIPGIFTPLSYNNRLLVDGGVLGSIAPETARAKGADLVIAVNIGKAITNYDTGNVVSITLQAIDIMGNRIDRYKNKEADIVIEPEVGNVGTMDFSKKKELMLAGIEAAQKAVPVIRQAIDSFRATHPPR, encoded by the coding sequence ATGAATAATTCAATCAAATGGCTGGGATGGGTCTCTGTTGTGCTGCTGACCGCCCTCCTGCTGCTGCAGGGCTGTGCCACCACCGGCGGTCCGGCTGCGCCGATCTCTGGGCGCATGCCCCGGGTCGCGCTCGTCCTCGGCGGCGGCGCTTCGCGCGGTTTCGCTCATGTCGGGGTGCTGCGGGTGTTCGAACAGGAAAAGATCCCGATCGACCTGATCGTCGGCACCTCGGTGGGCAGTCTGATCGGTGCGATCTACGCCGCCAACCCGAACAGCTTCGAGCTGGAGTGGCTGGCCTTCGAACTGGAGAAAGACGATATCTTTGACTTTTCCCTGTTCTCTTCCCGGACCGGCCCGGTCAAGGGCGACAAGCTGGCAAAATTCGTTGCCAGCCATGTCAAGGTCAAGACAATCGAGGAAATGCAAATCCCCTTTTATGCGGTGGCCTGCGATCTCAATACCGGTGAACCGGTGGTCTTCGAACGGGGTCCTGCGGAACTGGCGGTCCGCGCCTCCAGCTCGATACCCGGGATCTTTACGCCGTTGAGTTACAACAACCGCTTGCTGGTGGACGGCGGGGTGCTTGGAAGTATTGCGCCGGAGACCGCACGGGCCAAGGGCGCTGATCTCGTCATTGCCGTGAATATCGGCAAGGCGATCACCAACTATGACACCGGAAATGTTGTGTCGATCACGCTCCAGGCCATCGACATCATGGGCAACCGGATCGATCGCTACAAAAACAAGGAAGCCGACATTGTGATCGAGCCGGAGGTGGGCAATGTCGGCACCATGGACTTTTCGAAAAAAAAGGAACTGATGCTGGCCGGCATTGAGGCGGCGCAAAAGGCCGTTCCGGTGATCCGGCAAGCGATCGACAGCTTCCGCGCAACACACCCCCCCCGCTGA
- a CDS encoding aldose epimerase family protein yields MAISSAPFGKTTTGETVELYTLKNAQGTTVKITPYGGIITSILVPDRNGKMGDVVHGFDTLAGYTDKVPFFGALIGRYGNRIAKGRFTLDGQTYTLACNNGVNHLHGGIKGFDKVLWTAAPIKPGVPSLTLTYLSKDGEEGYPGNLSVTVTYTLTDDNQLVIDYRASTDKKTIVNLTNHTYFNLAGTGTILDHEVRIDADLYTPVDAGLIPTGELAPVAGTPFDFRTPTAIGARINADNEQLKLGGGYDHNWVLNGAMGTLRKVAEVYERTTGRVLEVLTVEPGMQFYTGNFLDGTLTGKGGQVYAYRSGFCMETQHYPDSPNHPDFPTTVLNPGETYQTQTIYKFSVR; encoded by the coding sequence ATGGCGATATCATCGGCTCCCTTTGGCAAGACGACGACTGGCGAAACGGTCGAACTCTATACCCTGAAAAATGCGCAGGGCACCACTGTCAAGATAACCCCCTATGGCGGCATCATCACCTCGATCCTCGTGCCCGACCGCAACGGCAAGATGGGCGACGTGGTGCATGGCTTTGACACCCTGGCCGGCTATACCGACAAGGTGCCCTTCTTCGGCGCATTGATCGGCCGTTATGGCAACCGCATTGCCAAGGGCCGTTTCACCCTCGATGGCCAAACCTACACCCTGGCCTGCAATAACGGCGTCAACCATCTCCACGGCGGGATCAAGGGCTTCGACAAGGTGCTCTGGACTGCCGCTCCCATCAAACCGGGCGTGCCCAGCCTAACCTTGACCTATCTGAGCAAGGATGGTGAGGAAGGCTATCCTGGCAACCTCTCCGTGACGGTGACCTATACCCTGACCGACGACAATCAGCTGGTGATCGACTATCGGGCCAGCACCGATAAAAAGACCATCGTCAATCTCACCAACCACACCTATTTCAACCTCGCCGGCACGGGCACCATCCTCGATCACGAGGTCCGGATCGATGCCGACCTCTATACGCCGGTGGATGCCGGTCTGATTCCCACCGGGGAGCTGGCGCCTGTCGCCGGCACCCCTTTCGATTTCCGCACCCCCACGGCCATCGGCGCCCGCATTAACGCCGACAACGAGCAGCTCAAGCTGGGCGGCGGCTACGATCACAACTGGGTCCTCAACGGCGCCATGGGCACACTGCGCAAGGTGGCTGAGGTCTATGAACGTACCACGGGCCGGGTTCTCGAGGTCCTTACCGTTGAGCCGGGCATGCAATTTTACACCGGCAATTTTCTCGACGGCACCCTGACCGGCAAGGGCGGCCAGGTCTACGCCTATCGGAGTGGATTCTGTATGGAGACCCAGCATTATCCGGATTCGCCCAATCACCCGGACTTTCCGACTACGGTGCTGAATCCCGGCGAAACCTACCAGACGCAGACCATCTACAAGTTCTCAGTGCGTTGA
- a CDS encoding ribulokinase yields the protein MNTAKDCVIGLDYGTDSVRALVVRASDGAEVASEVFYYPRWKKGLYCDPAANRFRQHPLDYIEGLEATVRGALAKAPEGTAAQVKGISVDTTGSTPCAVDRRGVPLALDPGFAENPNAMFILWKDHTGIREAEEINRLAKSWGGVDYTRFEGGIYSSEWFWSKILHVLREDAAVREAAWSWVEHCDWIPALLTGMTDPLTWRRSRCAAGHKAMWHESWGGLPSEDFLVRLDPLLSGLRDRLYRDTWTGDQAAGTLTPEWAQRLGLPVGVTVGIGAFDAHFGAVGAQIEPHMLVKVMGTSTCDMITTPETAGEEHLVAGICGQVDGSILPGQLGLEAGQSAFGDIYAWFKQVLMWPLENLGAAFFPGEVAVRDTLIGQAAEALIPALSDAAAAVPIEESGVIAVDWMNGRRTPDANQALKGAIAGLNLGSDAPRIFRALVEATAFGAKAIVDRFVEEGVAIHGVIGIGGVAKKSPFIMQVMADVLDMPIKVAASEQACALGSAMAAAAAAGLYPDLERAQRAMGSGFETIYTPNPENAVKYRRIYQRYQKICRFIEHDFTE from the coding sequence ATGAATACGGCAAAGGACTGCGTCATCGGGCTGGATTACGGCACAGACTCGGTTCGGGCTCTGGTGGTCCGGGCTTCGGACGGCGCCGAAGTGGCGAGCGAAGTCTTTTATTACCCGCGCTGGAAAAAAGGGCTTTACTGCGATCCTGCGGCAAACCGCTTTCGCCAGCATCCTCTCGATTATATCGAAGGACTCGAAGCGACGGTACGCGGGGCGCTGGCCAAAGCTCCGGAGGGGACAGCGGCGCAAGTGAAGGGTATCTCCGTTGATACCACGGGATCCACGCCCTGCGCGGTTGATCGCCGGGGCGTACCTCTGGCGCTTGATCCGGGCTTTGCAGAAAATCCCAATGCCATGTTCATCCTCTGGAAGGACCACACCGGCATCCGTGAAGCCGAAGAGATCAACCGTCTCGCCAAAAGCTGGGGCGGCGTCGATTATACGCGGTTCGAGGGCGGAATCTATTCCTCGGAATGGTTCTGGTCCAAGATCCTGCATGTGCTGCGCGAAGATGCAGCTGTGCGGGAAGCCGCCTGGTCGTGGGTCGAACACTGTGACTGGATTCCGGCGCTGCTGACCGGGATGACCGATCCGCTGACCTGGAGACGCAGCCGCTGCGCCGCCGGACACAAAGCGATGTGGCATGAATCGTGGGGTGGCTTGCCTTCCGAGGACTTTTTAGTCCGTCTTGATCCCCTGCTCTCCGGCTTGCGCGATCGGCTTTATCGTGATACCTGGACCGGCGATCAGGCCGCGGGGACGCTGACGCCGGAATGGGCGCAACGCCTCGGCTTGCCCGTCGGGGTGACCGTCGGCATCGGGGCCTTTGATGCCCATTTTGGTGCCGTCGGCGCACAGATCGAGCCGCACATGCTGGTAAAGGTGATGGGCACTTCCACCTGTGATATGATCACCACGCCCGAAACTGCGGGTGAGGAACACCTCGTTGCCGGAATTTGCGGGCAGGTTGATGGTTCAATCCTGCCCGGGCAGCTGGGACTCGAAGCCGGTCAGTCCGCTTTTGGGGATATCTACGCCTGGTTCAAACAGGTGTTGATGTGGCCGCTGGAGAACCTCGGTGCGGCGTTTTTTCCCGGAGAGGTCGCAGTGCGCGACACCCTGATCGGCCAGGCGGCTGAGGCCCTGATTCCGGCTCTTTCGGATGCCGCGGCGGCGGTTCCCATCGAAGAATCGGGGGTCATCGCCGTGGACTGGATGAACGGGCGACGGACGCCGGATGCCAATCAGGCCCTCAAGGGGGCTATCGCCGGGCTCAACCTCGGCTCGGATGCACCGCGTATTTTCCGGGCGCTGGTTGAGGCGACCGCCTTCGGCGCCAAGGCCATCGTCGACCGTTTTGTCGAGGAGGGCGTCGCGATCCATGGCGTCATTGGCATCGGCGGCGTGGCCAAGAAATCGCCCTTTATCATGCAAGTCATGGCCGATGTGCTGGATATGCCGATCAAGGTTGCGGCGTCGGAGCAGGCCTGCGCCTTGGGCTCGGCGATGGCGGCGGCGGCCGCGGCTGGGCTCTATCCGGACCTGGAACGGGCGCAAAGGGCGATGGGAAGCGGTTTTGAGACCATCTACACCCCCAACCCTGAAAATGCCGTGAAATACCGGCGGATCTATCAGCGCTATCAAAAGATCTGCCGGTTTATTGAACACGATTTTACTGAATGA
- a CDS encoding dodecin family protein codes for MSIAKVTEIISASPKSFEDAIEKGITRANKTLENVTGAWIKDQKIDVAEGKIVQYRVTMRITFVLKD; via the coding sequence ATGAGCATCGCCAAAGTCACCGAAATCATTTCCGCCTCGCCAAAGAGCTTCGAGGATGCCATCGAGAAAGGCATTACGCGGGCCAACAAAACCCTGGAAAATGTCACGGGCGCCTGGATCAAGGATCAGAAGATCGATGTCGCGGAGGGAAAGATCGTTCAGTATCGCGTCACCATGCGCATCACCTTTGTGCTGAAGGACTAA
- a CDS encoding substrate-binding domain-containing protein, protein MATIRDIAKLANVSIGTVDRVLHKRGFVSPETQLRIEAAIDQLHYIPNIYARQLKLSRHYQFGILMPELHQDAGYWGQAAAGMQQAGQDLAAYKIQLKYFFFSRLSEDSFRDAFSRLLDDNLDGFMIAPVCLKYCGEMIAHIPPAIPYIFFDSDLPDTRRLTFIGQDPLKSGILAGRLMRMLIGDKAEIAILRVLPEDYHINMRTEGFCCYYTGNRFSNPIHVYDWYETEEVDESAVLVNRILREHPVEGLFVTNAMTYLPARHICEAARGKKIHIIGYDLVEANLAGLNDSVIDFLIDQSPFQQGYQGIQILYRKVVLSADVHDRIMVPINIVVKENAEYFWHAQGSAF, encoded by the coding sequence ATGGCTACCATAAGAGATATCGCCAAGTTGGCCAATGTTTCAATCGGCACGGTAGACCGGGTCCTCCACAAGCGCGGTTTTGTCTCCCCCGAGACTCAGCTTCGCATCGAGGCTGCGATTGATCAGCTTCATTATATCCCCAACATCTACGCCCGCCAGCTCAAATTATCCCGGCACTATCAATTTGGCATTCTAATGCCGGAGTTGCATCAGGACGCTGGTTACTGGGGACAGGCCGCCGCAGGCATGCAGCAGGCGGGTCAAGATCTGGCGGCTTATAAAATCCAACTTAAGTATTTCTTCTTCAGCCGGCTTTCCGAAGATTCGTTTCGCGACGCTTTTTCCCGGTTGCTCGATGATAATCTCGACGGTTTCATGATCGCTCCCGTCTGTCTGAAATACTGCGGTGAAATGATCGCGCACATCCCGCCGGCTATCCCCTATATTTTTTTCGATTCGGATCTCCCTGATACCCGCCGCTTGACCTTCATTGGCCAGGATCCCTTGAAAAGCGGCATTCTCGCCGGCCGGTTGATGAGGATGCTGATTGGCGATAAGGCTGAGATCGCCATCCTGCGCGTCCTGCCCGAGGATTATCACATTAATATGCGAACCGAAGGATTTTGCTGCTATTACACCGGAAACCGGTTCTCCAATCCCATTCACGTTTACGATTGGTACGAAACCGAGGAAGTGGATGAAAGCGCTGTGCTGGTCAACAGGATCCTGCGGGAGCATCCCGTCGAAGGCCTTTTCGTCACCAATGCGATGACCTATCTGCCGGCGCGGCACATCTGTGAGGCCGCAAGGGGCAAAAAGATCCATATCATCGGCTATGACTTGGTCGAGGCAAACCTGGCCGGCCTCAATGATTCGGTCATCGATTTCCTGATCGACCAGTCTCCCTTCCAACAAGGTTATCAGGGCATCCAGATTCTATATCGCAAGGTGGTCTTGAGCGCCGATGTCCATGATAGGATCATGGTTCCTATCAATATTGTGGTTAAGGAGAACGCTGAATATTTCTGGCATGCGCAGGGCAGCGCGTTCTAA